The Dermacentor silvarum isolate Dsil-2018 chromosome 3, BIME_Dsil_1.4, whole genome shotgun sequence region ggcagaaaactaggtggggtgatgaagttaggaaatttgctggcgctaattagaatcagctagcgcaagacaggggtaattggagatcacagggagaggcctgaattcgtcctgcagtgaacataaatataggatgatgatgatgatgatgatgatgatgatgatgatgatgatgatatacaaaCAATGTATAGAAGTATAGAAAGGTTAAGGATCGTAACGTCAGATTTCTAACTTCTTTAATAGCACGACTTCTGACGAAGACATAACCCGCAACGCAGACGAGGACAAGCCCCGTCTGCTTCTCGGGCCATGCGCAGTTACatgttaacagcgaagctgtttaagccgggcgtaatgcgtctgctgaatccaaaaaaccCCCTGGCCGAGCGAGAGCGTAAGGATCGTAAcgtctgtaaatttcattctcatgatcagggtcgtcTGCGAGTAATTgacatttacagactctagaggcggactggcgatcctgaattcttgttccctggccCGGCTATTGAGCAttaagtaggaatcagctagatCAGCAGCAGTTTGCTGCTAATGCTGCTAATGCTGCTGCTAATGCTACTACTGCTAATGCTACTACTGCTAATGCTGCTACTACTGCtaatgctgctgctactgctaatgctgctgctactgctaatgctgctgctactgctaatgctgctgctactgctaatgctgctgctactgctgctaatgctgctgctactgctgctaatgctgctgctactgctgctaatgctgctgctactactgctaatgctgctgctactactgctaatgctgctgctactactgctgctaatgctgctgctactgctgctgctaatgctgctgctactgctgctgctaatgctgctgctactgctgctgctaatgctgctgctactgctgctgctaatgctgctgctactgctgctgctactgctgctaatgctgctgctactgctgctaatgctgctgctactgctgctgctaatgctgctgctactgctgctgctaatGCTGCTGctaatgctgctgctgctgctgctactgctgctaatgctgctgctactgctgctaatgctgctgctactgctgctaatgctgctgctactgctgctaatgctgctgctactactgctaatgctgctgctactgctgctaatgctgctgctactgctgctaatgctgctgctactgctgctaatgctgctgctactgctgatAATGCTGCTGCtaatgctgctactgctgctactgctgctgctactgctgctaatGCTActaatgctgctgctgctgctgctgctgctgctgctgctgctgctgatgatgatgatgatgatgatgatgatgatttattgatcGTGTTTATTCTCAAGGTCTGATTACCTAGGACTGGTATTGTTTAACACAACCCATAATACCCAGCTCGAGATATACTTAGGGGATACTTTCAAAGGCTTAGCGAATCAGCCTGTCGCTGAAAGTTACCTGTAGAGAACATACGGCCACATGTACTGGGTGTTCGAAAAGTAACAATGCAGCGGAAATGGCGATCCTAAAATTTACATACATAAAGTTTTACATACATAAAATTTACATAAAGTTTTACACACAGCAATGCATTGATCTCTAGCAGTTGCTGAAAATGCCCACCACCGGAATTAATACATGTCTGCACACGCGGTTGCATATTTTTGAAGATTTGGTAGAGGTTTGCAGGACTTATCTGCTTTATGGTGGGTAATGGGTGTCTGCAGAGCCTGCAGTGTGCAATAATTGTTGTGCACCCGTTCTTTGAGTGCACCCACAGACGTTATCAGACGAGCTACAGGTCTAGCGCTATCATATCGCATGTGAAACTGCGGTGTCATTCACAAGTCtgatcacaattttttttctcactgtccagttacttttgtgacaCCCAGTATGTTTCAAAATGCAATGAAAACCAAAGGCGGATTCTGCTCGAGAATTTTCTTctacagctgaaaaaaaagtacagcTGCAGTACAGAGCACTGTGAGGTTTTGTTTATGAATCGCAACAGAGATAGACAGATGGCAATCTATTGGCTTCCCAATATTTCTCTTATTGTGGCAGCGGATCATCAAGCATGTACGCACAAAAATATCGGCTCTCTTCTCGGGACCGTATATTGCTTGACCCTACTACCTCACAGGGCATCCAGAGTGCCACGGCAACACAAATAGGACACGAAGGTGTCACTTCTTGGGCGGATTAGGCTACGCACTGGGACCCTACGTTAGATGAGCTGGGTTACGATGGAGAAATGGCTCGGCTCCTTCCCTTCTTCtgctttttctcctttttctgGCGCTTCTGCTTGGATTCCTTTTCTGCAGTCAGATCAACTCTCGCCAGATGCACTTGCTGATTACCGGAAGTTGCACGTGGCACTTCCGTCCCGATGACAGTTCTCCCTTGTGGTTTCTCCTCCACGTGTGAAGCTGGCACGCGGACCGTCGACGCTTTCCCAGCAGAGTCCAGTGACTTGGAAGACCTTTTAGAGGGCGTTTCATTGTCTTGTCCGACGCTTTTTCGCTTAGCTTTCGTAGCCTCTGGAATATGTTCTTGAGCCACACTGGCGGAGTCAGCCGCACTTTGAACTCCTTGCTGAAGATTCTCGGTGTTTGGTGGCACCCTTGTAGGCGGTGCGTCAATGTCAACAGGAACTAAAGCCCCCGTGGGCTTATATAGCGCTTGCTTGCGGCGCTGATCCGGATTCTGCAGGGTAATAACATCATTCAGATTTAAACACACCTGCAAGCTGAAGTGACGCGTACTACTACGATAAAGTCATAAATTGGTCTGCTAGAATAAAACATTTATATTGAGTCGAGGAGTAGGAACAATCTAATAGAGAAAGTGAAGACGCTTTGACGACGCTCGAGTTTGTTAGTTTTTTTCGACAAGAATTATATGAATCAAGGCAATGGCAGCAAAATGATCCACACAGTGTTATATAAATTTTTCTGTAAGCACTACTGCAAGAACTGCAAGTAGAAAAATTCTAGGCTATGTTGGATTCCACCACATGTCATTCATACCAATGTGCTAGCTGTAAAATATTACCTTTCAAATTGTCCACCATGTTTACATTTTCTCTAGATAACTCGAATTGTTTGCGGCGAAAGTCATTGACAAGGGGCAGCAGGATTTTGAACCAAAGGGACGCATTGCACCCGTATTCTGACGCATCGAAACAATAACACTCGCCTAAATTATTTCACGgaactttatttcttctttttcgaCAGTGGCATTTCGCAGCCGCCAGTAGAATTCTACTGCATTACAGCTGATGGAAATTTTACATCGCCTCCGAGAGTATCGTCTTCGTGCGTGAGCGATACGCCAATTTTTGTTTGGTATCGAGGATAGGGCCTTGCACGGTATGTTCTAATGACGCAATTATTTGTACATATTTCACCAGTTTACCTTTTCTACGGAGAATTTGTGCTGTCTTATTTCCCATAGGTGGTTGCGTGCATATATCGCCGACTGTGATTGAAACAAAATATTTGAAAGTTTGTGCTAGACCGCGTAACTGAATGGGTGACATGTGAAGCAGAATGCAATCGAGTATGACACAGGATTAGGCGATGTGACGAGATTATGAAACGAGAACAAGGAAGAGGATGGATCAATACAAGAGAAAGGAATGAGAAACCTCCTTCTGGAGGGAACATAAAATAACGTGATGAGTAAGGACGCACAAATTATTTCAGGGTGAATAGCCAATCATTTGGATTTCAGCTGTGATCCAAAGGTCCAAAACGGTGCTGTATAAAGCCAAAGCTGTTCCAGGCTTAAGCTGCCTATATTATTGGGATATAAATGTCTGTTTCGAGAGTATTTTTGTTGTGTAGCGAATTTGTTAGCAATAAGGTTCTGCTAGTCGAGCTTGTCTGAATTTCTTTAAAATCCGAATGCACATCGCCCTAGCCATGGTTATGCGATGTGACTGATTTCTCATTGTTCAGGCGAAATTGCGGTGCTCTATCTCCAGGAACAGGCAGTAAAAATTACCCGGCTCATCCTCGCTTTTTTTATAAAacgccaagcttcgcttacgcagAAGGCACCTGATCCGCTCAAATCATCCCGAGAACTAGAAACTGCACCATTTTTGGGGTTTTGGTAATTAGGGGAGCAGTCACCACACACTTAGCACCTCAGCGTCGCTTTCTCACTTCCTGCTCTTTCCAGAGGTGCCCGTATTCGCCAGCTACTTAACCTTCAAGTACAACTAAAGTTTCATGATCTCCTTACGGCATTCCTTCCCAGTGCTATCGTGAAGCACTTGCGCCCATGAGAATATATTTCTCGTTACTCTTGACCAACGCAAGCTCTTGCTTACTTTGCCCGCCGCATGTTTGTGCTTGGACTGTTTAGCCCGATGAGGCTTTGAAGACCCCGCCGTTATGCTTTTTGGACTGGATGCTGGTTTTGGTGATGCCCGACCAGGACGTTGTCCTCCACGACCCGCTGCGAGCGGCTCCGTCGGCTTCGGTTCGCCAGGTTCCCGCAATCCTTGCTGTCCTTGCATTTCCTTGACCGAAGCTTCCTTGCCTTTGCCTGTCACATCTTTCAATTCTCCGAGTCCAACCCCCAACTCTGTGCCTGCAACTTCTTCGCGTTGTCCCGTCAATGCGGGATTCGGTGCCCCGGACACCCGGATGAACATGTCGCTTAGTACACCTCCGTCGGTAGGAGAAATCGGCAGGGCAATATTTTGAAAGAGCATTGCCTGTACACTAAGTCGAGGTTTCTTGGAAGCCGAAGTGACCTGCACATGCTCTTGCCcgacttcctttttttcttctgcagCCTCAGGCAGCCTGGCACCGTCTGCGACCACGTGATCAGGTACAGCGAGAGATAAAGCTCCAGACATATCGGCACCTTGAAACATCGGTTGCTCGGACAGAAGTTCTCCGTGTTCTTTCAATTTTTCCTGACGTGCAAGTTCTGGCCCAGGAACGTTATCGCTTTGTCTGTAGCCTTCCTCCCTGGGCTGGGCGCCTCTTTCTTCAGCGAGTGGCTGTTCACCACCGGGAGCGACCTGAGTGTTGTCCAAGAAAAGATGTAATCATAGAATGAAACCAGAGTAGAGCGAAAAAACATGTGGGAACTAAAATGGCGTTATATCTTGAATTGAGCTGATAGTGCACACAAAGCGAAAGCACTTGACAGCGTGTTGTATGTGTCTGTCCCTTCTGTAGCGCCATCAAAATCGCTTTCTCTGGAAACACGTTTACAATGTCCACACCGAGAATGTTGGCTGCCTGGTGTCGTAAAGTCACCTCACAGTATCATATCAAAGTCGTAGCACAGTCAGCTCACAGCATTACTCGGTGAAACGTAGTTTTACAAATTGGTCATGACTAGCACTTATCGTATGTCGAAGTGCTGAACGTGAAACGCTTCTCAGATGAAGCGATTTGGGCGTGTTAATTGTCCATCTCCACCAGACATGGCTGAAAAAACAAGGATTATTAGTTATTCATTTTATTTCTTACGTTTCCTCATCCTTGCGTTGATTGTCAAGGCTCTTTAAGTGTGTTAGTAACGTAGCCAAACCTTTATTGCTTTCAAGCAACAATTAGTCGAAGCAAGATCATTTGTGAAAGTGTTATGCAAGGGGAGTTTATGTTCTTTCCCATCATCTCATACTGCGTACCTTAAGCGGCCCGCTTCACACACTTTCACGTCTTCCCTACGGGTTGGACGAAACGttaggcatatatatatatatatatatatatatatatatattgtcgcgcgTGTTCTAGACAGAGACGACAATGACGATGGggacattaacggactccgtctagtgggtcagtgggattcttgGAGAAGGAAGAAGAcatgtctctgttctgttttgtttgaacaggttgtcctgctgttcttgaacgtctccctgtcctctcttggcATTGTACCgcgacagtatatatatatatatatatatatagttttgtTAAAACGCTGAAAGCAAGGTAGAAAAAAGGAGAGCACTAGCTTGGGCTGAGAACGACGACGTTGGGGACTTGCCTGCTCAGCCTGCATGGTGTATATAACCGCTAAATGTAGGGTGTTTCACTTCACTTGAGtcaaacttttaaaatatgcaaatgctacgtagcttgactgaaccaaggtaatgttgtttgtcgtcgatTGGAGAtcctcagattattttttgcatactgTCCGATTCGATAATTAGTCTTAGTTAATTATTAAACGTCTTAGttattttaattagatgaaaggtTTCAAtgagaattgtagagcaacttaaGAAAAACGTGGCCAACTTGCACTAGGAGTGCaaagctggagtaaacagcggagctggtgatcgacctagcttttcttcccggttttactaggcttggccaagttttgctaggaaatgctaagtgctgctaggcacggtattctgaatcggctcgccgtcgacgcgcagattttcgcttaaccgcgcgacgtgcttcaagatgagcggcttcttcgggtgtccggatcttctttggtcgtcc contains the following coding sequences:
- the LOC125944459 gene encoding neurofilament medium polypeptide-like, with translation MFQGADMSGALSLAVPDHVVADGARLPEAAEEKKEVGQEHVQVTSASKKPRLSVQAMLFQNIALPISPTDGGVLSDMFIRVSGAPNPALTGQREEVAGTELGVGLGELKDVTGKGKEASVKEMQGQQGLREPGEPKPTEPLAAGRGGQRPGRASPKPASSPKSITAGSSKPHRAKQSKHKHAAGKNPDQRRKQALYKPTGALVPVDIDAPPTRVPPNTENLQQGVQSAADSASVAQEHIPEATKAKRKSVGQDNETPSKRSSKSLDSAGKASTVRVPASHVEEKPQGRTVIGTEVPRATSGNQQVHLARVDLTAEKESKQKRQKKEKKQKKGRSRAISPS